The following are encoded in a window of Drosophila simulans strain w501 chromosome 3L, Prin_Dsim_3.1, whole genome shotgun sequence genomic DNA:
- the LOC6737238 gene encoding uncharacterized protein LOC6737238 isoform X1: MEECNFMELMEEMAVQFTVNKKEHQLFVYESRMISLTIQRQLVLDGAVFNDQLAELHKTASFVDKIYLDMPLNFEIFLPIRLPKPVVPTYDEKKRTVQFTRANYQHPFFFGNAVNFKCLNLLLQSELQRAISKLKTVTPSRTGRTYDIKYSVLSLNDVPFVHQVVALDRDSNGKRFIRFDFILAVEFNGADLVLPPYFKAPLSKRWIAYGRMTVDEDPNPAEWAVLVPKWQDASPGAALISLSCMVMLYRLMSAQQCYLFTLPGSIKLAFVMATEERGLDFQQISIADLTITTMFHQVFGNLYKAVAGNTIGDKTIKSRRLMAIRKQLLRARGIYAMLADAVLRNSISRNFVNAYFYYVDIPPPPECFYQSLVEVRNTDTKLKRKRAKGTPGQQDSGVEDTGHQWRAKQFRARWQRKFTCQRR; the protein is encoded by the exons ATGGAGGAGTGCAACTTTATGGAACTCATGGAGGAGATGGCCGTGCAGTTTACGGTGAACAAGAAGGAACATCAGCTCTTCGTTTACGAGTCACGCATGATATCCCTGACCATTCAGCGGCAATTGGTCCTGGATGGTGCAGTGTTCAACGACCAACTGGCAGAGCTCCACAAGACAG CCTCCTTTGTGGACAAAATCTACCTGGACATGCCGCTGAACTTTGAGATCTTCCTGCCCATCCGACTGCCGAAGCCAGTGGTTCCCACCTATGATGAGAAGAAACGCACTGTGCAGTTCACCAGAGCCAACTACCAGCACCCATTCTTCTTCGGGAATGCGGTAAATTTCAAGTGCTTGAACCTGCTGCTGCAAAGCGAACTGCAGCGAGCCATTTCCAAACTCAAGACAGTAACACCCTCGAGAACGGGTCGGACGTACGACATCAAGTATTCGGTGCTGAGCCTGAACGACGTGCCCTTCGTTCACCAAGTGGTTGCTCTGGACCGCGACAGCAACGGGAAGCGTTTCATCCGCTTCGACTTCATTCTGGCCGTGGAGTTCAATGGCGCGGATTTGGTACTGCCACCTTACTTTAAAGCGCCGCTCAGTAAACGCTGGATTGCCTACGGTAGGATGACCGTTGACGAAGATCCCAATCCGGCGGAGTGGGCTGTGCTAGTGCCCAAGTGGCAGGACGCCTCGCCCGGTGCCGCCCTCATTTCCCTCTCCTGCATGGTCATGCTGTACCGCCTGATGAGCGCCCAGCAGTGCTACCTCTTCACCCTGCCCGGCTCCATCAAGTTAGCCTTCGTCATGGCCACCGAGGAGCGCGGCCTGGACTTCCAACAGATTAGCATCGCAGATTTGACCATTACA ACCATGTTCCACCAGGTGTTTGGCAACCTGTACAAGGCGGTGGCCGGGAACACCATCGGCGACAAGACCATCAAGAGCAGACGCTTGATGGCCATCCGGAAGCAGTTGCTGCGCGCCCGCGGCATCTACGCCATGTTGGCGGATGCAGTGCTGCGGAATTCGATCTCCAGGAATTTTGTGAACGCCTACTTCTACTACGTCGACATCCCACCGCCGCCGGAATGCTTCTATCAGTCCCTGGTCGAAGTCCGGAACACCGATACCAAATTGAAGAGGAAGAG
- the LOC6737238 gene encoding uncharacterized protein LOC6737238 isoform X2, with protein MEECNFMELMEEMAVQFTVNKKEHQLFVYESRMISLTIQRQLVLDGAVFNDQLAELHKTASFVDKIYLDMPLNFEIFLPIRLPKPVVPTYDEKKRTVQFTRANYQHPFFFGNAVNFKCLNLLLQSELQRAISKLKTVTPSRTGRTYDIKYSVLSLNDVPFVHQVVALDRDSNGKRFIRFDFILAVEFNGADLVLPPYFKAPLSKRWIAYGRMTVDEDPNPAEWAVLVPKWQDASPGAALISLSCMVMLYRLMSAQQCYLFTLPGSIKLAFVMATEERGLDFQQISIADLTITTMFHQVFGNLYKAVAGNTIGDKTIKSRRLMAIRKQLLRARGIYAMLADAVLRNSISRNFVNAYFYYVDIPPPPECFYQSLVEVRNTDTKLKRKSAFKWVGDNNTEEWLPLLIF; from the exons ATGGAGGAGTGCAACTTTATGGAACTCATGGAGGAGATGGCCGTGCAGTTTACGGTGAACAAGAAGGAACATCAGCTCTTCGTTTACGAGTCACGCATGATATCCCTGACCATTCAGCGGCAATTGGTCCTGGATGGTGCAGTGTTCAACGACCAACTGGCAGAGCTCCACAAGACAG CCTCCTTTGTGGACAAAATCTACCTGGACATGCCGCTGAACTTTGAGATCTTCCTGCCCATCCGACTGCCGAAGCCAGTGGTTCCCACCTATGATGAGAAGAAACGCACTGTGCAGTTCACCAGAGCCAACTACCAGCACCCATTCTTCTTCGGGAATGCGGTAAATTTCAAGTGCTTGAACCTGCTGCTGCAAAGCGAACTGCAGCGAGCCATTTCCAAACTCAAGACAGTAACACCCTCGAGAACGGGTCGGACGTACGACATCAAGTATTCGGTGCTGAGCCTGAACGACGTGCCCTTCGTTCACCAAGTGGTTGCTCTGGACCGCGACAGCAACGGGAAGCGTTTCATCCGCTTCGACTTCATTCTGGCCGTGGAGTTCAATGGCGCGGATTTGGTACTGCCACCTTACTTTAAAGCGCCGCTCAGTAAACGCTGGATTGCCTACGGTAGGATGACCGTTGACGAAGATCCCAATCCGGCGGAGTGGGCTGTGCTAGTGCCCAAGTGGCAGGACGCCTCGCCCGGTGCCGCCCTCATTTCCCTCTCCTGCATGGTCATGCTGTACCGCCTGATGAGCGCCCAGCAGTGCTACCTCTTCACCCTGCCCGGCTCCATCAAGTTAGCCTTCGTCATGGCCACCGAGGAGCGCGGCCTGGACTTCCAACAGATTAGCATCGCAGATTTGACCATTACA ACCATGTTCCACCAGGTGTTTGGCAACCTGTACAAGGCGGTGGCCGGGAACACCATCGGCGACAAGACCATCAAGAGCAGACGCTTGATGGCCATCCGGAAGCAGTTGCTGCGCGCCCGCGGCATCTACGCCATGTTGGCGGATGCAGTGCTGCGGAATTCGATCTCCAGGAATTTTGTGAACGCCTACTTCTACTACGTCGACATCCCACCGCCGCCGGAATGCTTCTATCAGTCCCTGGTCGAAGTCCGGAACACCGATACCAAATTGAAGAGGAAGAG